A section of the Serratia liquefaciens ATCC 27592 genome encodes:
- a CDS encoding MOSC domain-containing protein has translation MKGIVNSVYVGKVVPFTRPDSFTGIFKKEVNHLVSVGYEGIEGDEIGDLKVHGGPEKAVHVYPLEHYKKWKAEFPDCPFFENAGAFGENFSTIGLDESQVFVGDIFSIGTAVVEVSQGRLPCWKLNDRFDIPYFSEMLQINYRTGWYFRVIQQGNVGLGDEITLINRTNDKWSLQEIMKVIFTKSLDEETLTSMLELPLVASWRKLFMKRLLTGAVEDWSPRLHGKKD, from the coding sequence ATGAAAGGAATAGTGAATTCTGTTTACGTAGGAAAAGTGGTTCCTTTCACTCGTCCTGACAGCTTTACCGGCATATTCAAAAAAGAGGTTAATCATCTGGTTTCAGTAGGTTATGAAGGCATTGAGGGTGATGAGATCGGCGACCTGAAGGTACATGGCGGACCGGAAAAGGCGGTACACGTTTATCCATTGGAACATTATAAAAAGTGGAAGGCAGAATTTCCCGACTGTCCCTTTTTCGAGAATGCCGGCGCATTTGGCGAGAATTTTAGCACTATCGGTTTGGATGAAAGCCAGGTCTTTGTCGGCGACATTTTTAGCATAGGGACGGCAGTAGTGGAGGTTTCACAAGGTCGATTACCCTGTTGGAAGTTAAATGACAGATTCGACATTCCCTATTTTTCGGAAATGCTACAAATTAACTACCGCACCGGTTGGTATTTCAGGGTGATTCAGCAGGGAAATGTCGGTTTGGGCGATGAAATTACCTTGATTAACAGGACCAATGATAAATGGAGTTTGCAGGAGATAATGAAAGTTATTTTTACTAAATCTCTTGATGAAGAAACCCTGACCAGTATGTTGGAATTACCCTTGGTTGCCTCTTGGCGGAAACTGTTTATGAAAAGATTGCTCACTGGGGCTGTTGAAGATTGGTCGCCAAGATTGCATGGAAAAAAGGATTAA
- a CDS encoding adenine deaminase: protein MTTHYTSAGERQRAVKAALGQLPFDLLLMNAALVDMATGEIRSADVGIVGALIASVHPCGTMTEALQTQDLAGAYLSPGLIDTHVHVESSHLPPEKYAEIVVAQGTTTIFWDPHELANVLGVEGVRYAVDASRGLPLRVICAAPSSVPSTPGLEMSGADFGGHEMETMLAWPEVGGVAEVMDMHGVLNGSERMLEILNAGLNSGKLIEGHARGLSGAQLQAYLAAGVTSDHELTSGADALEKLRAGLTLEIRGSHPYLLPEIVSALKTLPHLSSQVTVCTDDVPPDMLLQKGGIVALLNMLIEQGMSGTDVLRMATLNAAIRLQRNDLGLIAAGRIADLVVFDSLTQLSARQVYVAGKLLAQNGKMLTPLSANPKVTVPRDTLRLPPLTPADFILKVPAIRHGKATLRHIKGARFTQWNETTVEVRDGEVQIPDGFSLIWVKHRHGRHQATPQLALLEGWGELRGAIATSYSHDSHNLVVLGRDATDMALAANALIACGGGMALSQNGEILAQVAMPIAGMLSDLPAAELAQQFKKLRDLSAQIADWEPPYRVFKAIEGTCLACNAGPHLTDLGLTDGTTRQIVDPLIACWETPA from the coding sequence ATGACCACTCATTACACCAGCGCGGGCGAACGTCAACGCGCGGTGAAGGCTGCATTAGGCCAACTTCCTTTTGATTTGCTGCTGATGAACGCTGCGCTGGTTGATATGGCCACCGGTGAAATCCGTAGCGCTGATGTCGGCATCGTCGGCGCACTGATTGCCAGCGTTCATCCCTGTGGCACTATGACCGAAGCCCTTCAAACGCAAGACTTGGCCGGCGCATATCTGAGCCCCGGCCTGATCGACACCCACGTACACGTTGAAAGCTCGCACCTGCCGCCGGAAAAATACGCCGAAATCGTCGTTGCCCAAGGCACCACTACCATTTTCTGGGATCCACACGAACTGGCCAACGTGCTCGGTGTTGAGGGTGTGCGTTACGCGGTCGACGCCAGCCGTGGTCTCCCGCTCAGGGTGATCTGTGCGGCACCGTCAAGCGTCCCTTCCACTCCAGGTTTGGAAATGTCCGGCGCTGATTTCGGCGGTCATGAAATGGAAACCATGTTGGCCTGGCCGGAAGTCGGCGGGGTTGCCGAAGTGATGGACATGCACGGCGTACTGAACGGCAGCGAACGCATGCTGGAGATCCTCAACGCCGGGCTGAACAGCGGCAAGTTGATCGAAGGTCACGCACGTGGGCTAAGCGGCGCTCAGCTTCAGGCCTATCTGGCCGCGGGCGTGACGTCCGACCATGAGCTGACCTCCGGAGCCGACGCGCTGGAGAAACTACGCGCCGGACTGACGCTGGAGATCAGAGGATCTCACCCTTACCTGCTACCCGAGATCGTTTCGGCACTAAAAACGTTGCCACACCTGTCCTCGCAGGTCACCGTCTGCACCGACGATGTACCGCCGGATATGCTGCTGCAAAAAGGCGGCATTGTGGCGTTACTCAATATGCTGATCGAACAGGGGATGTCGGGAACCGACGTATTGAGGATGGCGACGCTTAACGCCGCTATTCGCCTGCAACGCAACGATCTGGGCTTGATTGCCGCGGGCCGCATTGCCGATCTGGTGGTCTTTGATTCGCTCACTCAACTGAGTGCGCGGCAAGTCTACGTCGCAGGAAAGCTGCTGGCGCAGAACGGAAAAATGCTGACACCGCTCAGTGCAAACCCGAAGGTGACGGTGCCGCGCGATACGCTGCGGCTCCCGCCACTGACTCCCGCAGATTTCATATTGAAAGTCCCGGCGATCCGCCACGGTAAAGCCACTCTGCGCCACATTAAAGGCGCGCGTTTTACCCAGTGGAACGAAACCACCGTCGAGGTTCGCGACGGCGAAGTGCAGATACCGGATGGCTTTAGCCTGATCTGGGTGAAACATCGCCATGGTCGCCACCAGGCCACCCCGCAACTGGCACTGTTGGAAGGCTGGGGGGAACTGCGCGGTGCCATCGCCACCAGCTATTCACACGACTCGCATAACCTGGTGGTTCTTGGCCGTGACGCAACCGATATGGCGCTGGCGGCCAATGCCCTGATCGCCTGCGGTGGCGGCATGGCCCTAAGTCAAAACGGGGAAATTCTGGCTCAGGTGGCGATGCCGATTGCCGGCATGCTTTCAGATCTGCCTGCCGCGGAACTGGCACAACAATTTAAAAAACTGCGCGATCTGAGCGCACAAATCGCCGATTGGGAACCGCCCTACCGGGTTTTCAAGGCAATCGAGGGCACCTGTCTGGCGTGTAACGCCGGGCCGCACCTGACCGATCTCGGCCTGACCGACGGCACCACGCGCCAAATTGTCGATCCACTGATCGCCTGCTGGGAAACCCCGGCGTAA
- a CDS encoding NCS2 family permease, with protein MAENSVNAPTPGGWLQRRFQLHARQSNVKTECLAGITGFLAAAYLLVVIPGLLAIGGMDKGAVTTGTILVFVIGSLLMAFYGNLPFIVGPGIGGSVLVGVTLAGSEGIGWQIGLGIACWSGILFFALTRLGLREVVTRSVPQSIKLGLTASIGLFVAVLGFRNAGLVLANAKSNALMLGDFTAPGALIALCGLFLAIALQARRIPGAILWAILVATLVGIPFGVTHLPASLMAMPHSLAPVLGHVDMIGALNIAFLPYLFVFFASEFFSTMGTTLAVGGEAGLLDEHGNMPHINRPFMVDSIAAALGPWVGIPAATALIESSAAAEAGGKTGLTALAAAIMFLLMLLFTPIALMIPKEATAPALILIGLNMFSGLRKVDLANFTDGLPVLMMVMITLIANSFGTGIAGGLLFYIIIKVIAGKWREVPVGLYLLAIPLAYYFATLVKH; from the coding sequence ATGGCTGAGAATTCAGTAAATGCTCCAACACCAGGGGGCTGGCTGCAACGGCGTTTTCAACTGCATGCGCGGCAAAGCAATGTCAAAACCGAATGCCTGGCCGGTATCACCGGTTTTCTGGCTGCGGCCTATTTGTTGGTGGTAATCCCCGGATTGCTGGCCATCGGCGGCATGGATAAGGGCGCGGTGACCACCGGCACCATTCTGGTGTTTGTGATCGGCAGCTTGCTTATGGCGTTTTACGGTAATCTGCCGTTTATCGTTGGCCCAGGGATCGGCGGTTCGGTGTTGGTCGGCGTGACGTTGGCGGGCAGCGAAGGCATAGGTTGGCAGATTGGGCTGGGTATCGCCTGCTGGTCCGGCATTTTGTTTTTTGCCCTGACTCGTCTTGGGCTGCGCGAGGTGGTTACCCGCTCGGTACCGCAGTCCATCAAGCTGGGGCTGACCGCCTCTATCGGATTATTTGTTGCGGTGCTGGGGTTCCGTAACGCCGGGCTGGTACTGGCCAATGCCAAATCCAATGCGCTGATGCTGGGTGACTTCACGGCACCCGGTGCGTTGATCGCCCTGTGCGGTCTGTTTCTGGCCATTGCCCTGCAAGCTCGACGCATCCCGGGCGCGATTTTGTGGGCGATCCTGGTCGCGACTCTGGTGGGTATTCCATTCGGCGTCACGCACCTTCCAGCCAGTCTGATGGCAATGCCACACTCATTGGCCCCTGTGCTCGGCCACGTCGATATGATTGGTGCATTGAATATCGCCTTCCTGCCTTACCTGTTTGTCTTTTTCGCCTCGGAGTTTTTCTCCACCATGGGCACCACGCTCGCCGTCGGCGGTGAAGCCGGGTTACTGGACGAGCACGGCAACATGCCGCACATCAACCGGCCGTTTATGGTGGACTCGATCGCAGCGGCTCTCGGGCCCTGGGTCGGCATTCCAGCCGCCACGGCGCTGATCGAATCGTCAGCCGCTGCCGAAGCCGGTGGCAAGACTGGATTAACGGCGCTGGCGGCAGCCATCATGTTCTTGCTGATGCTGCTGTTTACCCCCATTGCCCTGATGATCCCAAAAGAGGCTACCGCACCGGCATTGATCCTGATCGGCCTGAATATGTTCAGTGGATTGCGCAAAGTCGATTTGGCCAACTTTACCGACGGCCTGCCGGTGCTGATGATGGTGATGATCACGCTGATTGCCAACAGCTTCGGCACCGGTATCGCAGGTGGGCTGCTGTTTTATATCATCATCAAGGTGATTGCAGGCAAATGGCGTGAAGTCCCGGTCGGGCTTTACCTGTTGGCTATCCCGCTGGCGTACTATTTCGCTACGCTGGTGAAGCACTGA
- a CDS encoding metal ABC transporter permease codes for MMLLETLIDPFASFGFMRRALVACFALSISAAPLGVFLLLRRMSLVGDALSHAVLPGAAIGYLISGMSLVAMGVGGFIAGLAVAMLSGLVSRRTPLKEDASFAGFYLGSLALGVTLVSLRGSSVDLLHVLFGSILAVDTHAIFMVGAIASFSLLSLAALYRALVIESFDATFLRVSAPRWLALIHGLFLALVVINLVAGFQILGTLMSVGLMMLPAASARFWARNLPHTLAVAMGIGMLSSLIGLEWSYYASLPAGPAIVLSASVIFFGSILFGTRGGIFSLARR; via the coding sequence GTGATGTTGCTTGAGACATTAATTGATCCCTTTGCTTCCTTCGGTTTTATGCGGCGTGCGCTGGTGGCCTGCTTTGCCTTGTCGATCAGCGCCGCGCCTTTGGGCGTTTTTTTACTGCTACGGCGCATGAGCCTGGTGGGTGATGCATTGTCGCATGCGGTGCTGCCGGGTGCGGCGATAGGGTATTTGATTTCCGGTATGTCGCTGGTGGCGATGGGCGTGGGGGGATTTATCGCCGGGCTCGCCGTGGCCATGCTGTCTGGGCTTGTCAGTCGTCGAACGCCGTTGAAAGAGGACGCCAGTTTTGCCGGTTTCTATCTGGGATCCTTGGCGCTGGGAGTCACACTTGTCTCCTTGCGTGGTTCTAGTGTCGACTTGCTGCACGTGCTGTTCGGCTCGATCCTTGCCGTGGATACGCACGCCATTTTCATGGTCGGGGCGATAGCCAGTTTTTCACTTTTGTCGCTGGCGGCGCTGTATCGCGCTCTGGTGATTGAGTCTTTCGACGCGACCTTTTTACGCGTTAGCGCCCCGCGCTGGTTAGCACTGATCCACGGGTTATTTTTAGCGCTGGTCGTGATCAATTTGGTGGCCGGTTTCCAAATCCTCGGCACCTTGATGTCGGTAGGGCTAATGATGCTGCCTGCCGCCAGCGCACGTTTTTGGGCCCGTAATCTGCCACATACGTTGGCGGTGGCGATGGGCATCGGCATGCTATCGAGTTTGATCGGCCTGGAGTGGTCGTATTACGCCTCGTTGCCTGCCGGCCCGGCTATTGTGCTCAGTGCCAGCGTGATCTTTTTTGGGTCGATTCTGTTTGGGACGCGTGGGGGGATCTTTTCCCTGGCGCGCCGTTGA
- the tomB gene encoding Hha toxicity modulator TomB, translating to MDEYSPKRHDIAQLKFLCENLYDEGIATLGDSHHGWVNDPTSSVNLQLNELIEHIASFVMSYKIKYMDESDLSELVEEYLDDTYTLFSSYGINDSDLRRWQKTKARLFRMFSGEGICTTMKS from the coding sequence ATGGATGAGTATTCGCCTAAAAGGCACGATATTGCTCAGCTGAAATTCTTGTGCGAAAATTTGTATGATGAAGGCATAGCCACGCTGGGCGACAGCCACCACGGCTGGGTGAACGACCCAACGTCTTCCGTCAACCTCCAGCTTAATGAGTTGATTGAACATATTGCTTCGTTTGTGATGAGTTATAAAATTAAATACATGGACGAAAGTGATTTATCGGAGTTAGTCGAGGAATATCTCGATGATACCTACACGTTGTTCAGCAGTTACGGTATCAATGATTCCGATCTGCGTCGCTGGCAAAAAACCAAGGCGCGATTATTCAGAATGTTCTCAGGAGAGGGCATCTGTACGACAATGAAATCTTAG
- a CDS encoding LysR family transcriptional regulator has translation MSEPWRRLPALSLKQIQYFVTLARLRHFTDTANRLAISQPALSSALRQIELVLGGKLVNRTASAVTLTEQGAAILPHAERLLNVAQASFDDMQRIMLAGGDGTLRIGLVPSVSRLLFPAVPQLLAANFPRLRVEFHDQTNDSLLLQLENGMIDFGIGALDSSVPESLEIYPLQEDPFVVVMRRDDPLAESHHLPWRQLARRDIAVFSKGNISRLVLALAESHRLNLIARYQVDFLETLYGLVRSELAVAILPQLYTTHLKDDELTVVQLQQPMLSRTVALMRSAHRNHPALIEDCFQLLLQDFQRRMKVQ, from the coding sequence ATGTCTGAACCCTGGCGCCGCTTGCCCGCGCTGTCTCTGAAGCAGATTCAATATTTCGTTACTCTGGCGCGGCTACGGCATTTTACCGATACCGCGAACCGTTTGGCGATCAGCCAACCGGCACTGAGTAGCGCGCTGCGACAGATAGAGTTGGTGCTGGGTGGAAAATTGGTGAATCGCACGGCTTCCGCGGTGACGTTGACCGAACAGGGGGCTGCAATTTTGCCGCATGCCGAGCGGCTGCTGAATGTGGCGCAGGCGTCCTTTGACGATATGCAGCGCATTATGTTGGCGGGGGGCGACGGGACCTTGCGCATCGGGTTGGTACCTTCGGTCAGCAGGCTGTTGTTTCCGGCCGTGCCACAGTTGCTGGCGGCGAACTTTCCACGGCTGAGGGTAGAATTTCACGATCAAACTAATGATTCTCTGCTGCTGCAATTAGAGAACGGCATGATTGATTTTGGTATTGGGGCGCTCGATAGTTCCGTGCCGGAGTCGTTGGAGATATATCCGCTGCAGGAAGATCCCTTTGTGGTGGTTATGCGCCGTGATGACCCTTTGGCTGAATCACATCATCTGCCGTGGCGGCAATTAGCCCGGCGTGATATTGCGGTTTTTTCCAAGGGGAATATCAGCCGGCTGGTACTGGCATTGGCAGAAAGCCACCGTCTGAATTTAATCGCACGCTACCAGGTCGATTTTCTGGAGACGTTATACGGATTGGTACGTTCGGAATTAGCGGTCGCTATTTTACCTCAGCTTTACACCACCCATTTGAAAGACGATGAATTAACCGTGGTTCAACTGCAGCAACCGATGCTTAGCCGTACCGTGGCATTAATGCGCAGTGCACACAGAAATCACCCGGCATTAATTGAGGATTGTTTCCAATTGTTATTACAGGATTTTCAACGGCGGATGAAAGTGCAGTAA
- the tesB gene encoding acyl-CoA thioesterase II, with translation MSQALQNLLDLLDLEKIEEGLFRGQSEDLGLRQVFGGQVVGQALYAAKQTVPAERSVHSFHSYFLRPGDSSKPIIYDVEILRDGNSFSARRVSAIQHGKPIFYMTASFQSPEEGFEHQNTMPDVPPPEGLMSESDIAQKLSHMLPDKVREKFIGQKPIEMRPVKFHNPLKGSVEEPHRYVWFRANGTMPDDQRIHQYLLGYASDFNFLPTALQPHGVGFLEPGMQVATIDHSMWFHRPFRMDDWLLYVVESTSASGARGFVRGQFYTRDGVLVATTVQEGVIRQREA, from the coding sequence ATGAGCCAGGCACTGCAAAACCTCCTTGATCTGCTGGATCTGGAGAAAATCGAAGAAGGGTTGTTCCGCGGCCAAAGCGAAGATCTGGGGCTACGTCAGGTATTTGGCGGTCAGGTGGTTGGTCAGGCACTTTATGCCGCCAAACAGACGGTTCCCGCAGAGCGGAGCGTACACTCGTTTCACAGTTATTTTCTGCGTCCAGGCGACAGCAGCAAGCCGATTATCTACGACGTGGAAATCCTGCGCGACGGTAACAGTTTTAGCGCCCGCCGCGTCAGCGCCATTCAGCATGGCAAGCCGATTTTCTATATGACAGCCTCTTTCCAAAGCCCGGAAGAAGGGTTTGAACATCAGAACACCATGCCGGATGTGCCGCCGCCGGAAGGGCTGATGTCCGAATCGGACATTGCCCAAAAGTTGTCGCACATGCTGCCGGATAAAGTGCGTGAAAAGTTTATCGGCCAGAAGCCGATCGAAATGCGCCCGGTCAAATTCCACAACCCACTGAAGGGCAGCGTGGAAGAGCCACACCGCTACGTTTGGTTCCGCGCCAACGGTACCATGCCGGACGATCAGCGCATCCACCAATATTTGCTGGGTTACGCGTCAGATTTTAACTTCCTGCCGACGGCGTTGCAGCCTCATGGCGTAGGTTTCCTGGAGCCGGGCATGCAGGTGGCGACAATTGACCACTCAATGTGGTTCCACCGCCCCTTCCGCATGGATGACTGGTTGTTGTACGTGGTCGAAAGCACGTCAGCTTCCGGAGCCCGTGGATTTGTGCGCGGACAATTTTATACCCGTGACGGCGTTCTGGTTGCCACTACGGTGCAGGAAGGCGTCATCCGCCAGCGCGAAGCCTAA
- a CDS encoding MGMT family protein, with protein MESEDASFSQRVFHIVAAIPYGKVTTYGEVARLAGSPRAARQVGGVLRRLPEGSSLPWHRVINRHGQISQQGEDFQRQRQALLGEGIVFGAHSTVDLLVYGWRW; from the coding sequence ATGGAATCAGAAGACGCCTCATTCAGCCAGCGGGTGTTTCACATCGTGGCCGCCATTCCTTATGGCAAAGTGACGACCTACGGTGAGGTAGCGCGCCTGGCCGGTTCACCACGTGCGGCACGTCAGGTGGGCGGCGTATTGCGTCGCCTACCGGAAGGCAGCAGCCTGCCCTGGCATCGGGTGATTAACCGGCACGGGCAGATTTCGCAGCAGGGCGAGGACTTCCAACGCCAACGTCAGGCATTGCTTGGGGAAGGGATCGTTTTTGGCGCCCACAGCACGGTGGATCTGTTGGTTTACGGCTGGCGCTGGTGA
- a CDS encoding YbaY family lipoprotein, giving the protein MKLWQIVGGAAALTLTLAGCAQKSGNVPTPTAGSAAIAQTQIQGPAVTGSVNIRQRIALPPDAILTVTLSDASLADAPSKVIAQRAVRTDGKQAPFNFVLPFNPADIQPNARIILSAAITVNGQLIFITDTIQEVVNRNGTRADLLLVPVQGIPVQATPTAMP; this is encoded by the coding sequence ATGAAACTCTGGCAAATCGTAGGTGGAGCTGCAGCATTAACCCTCACTCTGGCTGGCTGTGCCCAGAAGAGTGGCAATGTGCCTACTCCAACGGCGGGAAGCGCGGCGATTGCACAAACGCAGATTCAGGGCCCGGCGGTGACTGGTTCGGTTAACATTCGCCAGCGCATTGCGCTGCCGCCGGATGCGATACTGACCGTCACGCTCTCTGATGCTTCACTGGCGGACGCTCCGTCTAAAGTGATCGCCCAGCGTGCGGTACGTACTGACGGCAAGCAGGCGCCGTTTAATTTTGTATTGCCATTCAACCCGGCTGATATTCAGCCTAATGCGCGTATTATCCTGAGCGCGGCAATCACGGTTAATGGGCAGCTGATCTTTATTACCGACACAATCCAGGAAGTAGTTAACCGTAACGGCACCCGTGCCGACCTGCTGCTGGTTCCGGTGCAAGGCATTCCGGTTCAGGCAACGCCAACGGCGATGCCGTAA
- a CDS encoding metal ABC transporter ATP-binding protein, translating to MITLQKAVIGYGRTPLFPPLSGHFAVGSLTAVVGVNGAGKSTLLKTLAGLLPLQGGNLRFSGNKLPRMAYLPQQAELDRQFPILVSDLVAMGSWPTSGMFGGLNKHAKRQISEALDRVNMTAMARTPVGELSGGQLQRVLFARLLVQQAPLILLDEPFTGIDSSTVQLLLQVIAGLHQQRKTVIAVLHDMSMVANHFPQALLLTPECCHWGKADSVLEHIPALNIASAPLCGRGGRSDVA from the coding sequence ATGATAACGCTACAAAAAGCCGTCATCGGCTATGGCAGAACGCCGTTGTTTCCCCCACTTAGCGGGCATTTCGCCGTAGGATCGCTGACCGCCGTGGTTGGCGTTAACGGCGCAGGTAAGTCTACGTTGCTGAAAACACTGGCTGGGCTTTTACCGCTGCAGGGCGGGAACTTACGTTTTAGCGGCAACAAATTACCGCGTATGGCGTATTTACCCCAACAGGCGGAACTGGATCGCCAGTTTCCGATCCTGGTGAGCGATCTGGTGGCGATGGGGAGCTGGCCGACCAGTGGGATGTTCGGTGGGTTGAATAAGCACGCGAAGCGGCAGATTAGCGAGGCGCTGGACAGGGTAAACATGACCGCTATGGCGCGCACTCCCGTCGGCGAGTTATCCGGTGGCCAACTTCAGCGGGTGTTATTTGCCCGATTATTGGTGCAGCAGGCACCGCTTATTTTATTGGATGAACCCTTTACCGGCATCGATAGTTCCACCGTTCAGTTATTGCTTCAGGTGATCGCAGGTTTGCATCAGCAACGAAAAACGGTAATTGCCGTATTGCACGATATGTCGATGGTGGCGAATCACTTCCCACAGGCGCTGTTGCTGACCCCAGAGTGTTGCCACTGGGGTAAAGCCGACAGCGTGTTGGAACATATTCCTGCGTTAAATATTGCCAGCGCTCCGCTGTGCGGCAGAGGAGGGCGCAGTGATGTTGCTTGA
- a CDS encoding HHA domain-containing protein: MTKTDYLMRLRKCTTIDTLERVIEKNKYELSDDELELFYSAADHRLAELTMNKLYDKIPTAVWKFVR, encoded by the coding sequence ATGACTAAAACTGATTATCTGATGCGTTTACGTAAATGCACCACTATTGACACCCTTGAACGCGTTATTGAAAAAAATAAGTATGAGCTTTCGGATGACGAATTGGAGCTGTTTTACTCTGCAGCTGACCACCGTCTGGCTGAGCTCACCATGAATAAGCTCTACGATAAAATCCCAACGGCCGTTTGGAAGTTCGTACGTTAA
- the asd gene encoding archaetidylserine decarboxylase (Phosphatidylserine decarboxylase is synthesized as a single chain precursor. Generation of the pyruvoyl active site from a Ser is coupled to cleavage of a Gly-Ser bond between the larger (beta) and smaller (alpha chains). It is an integral membrane protein.) has translation MKGYVDFLSLLRTNLFKIGKRMSEASFFNVHYIFIFILCKAKSIDLSRYQKKNIKDYSSFQDFFCRELSEETKNKVNLLNSTELCMPCDGRMGAHGEIKENTLLQAKGVEYSIFRLFGFNNEMTQGYNGGRFANIYLAPEDYHRVHMPFDGFLINTIYCPGDFKSVREKNVKNDKELYVGNERLICEFMTEHGRMSVIFVGAFMVGGIVTAWGGKVNYNRLYTHESFYNDCLFYKKGEEIGYFTMGSTVIVLFDSCWNLDFSSVNQGDRVEFSDVFVTVMKK, from the coding sequence ATGAAAGGGTACGTTGATTTTTTATCGCTGCTACGTACAAACCTATTCAAAATTGGTAAGCGGATGAGTGAAGCCAGTTTTTTTAACGTTCACTATATTTTTATTTTTATCCTGTGCAAGGCAAAGTCAATCGATCTGTCACGTTACCAGAAGAAGAACATCAAGGACTACAGCAGCTTCCAGGATTTTTTTTGCAGAGAGCTCAGCGAAGAAACAAAGAATAAAGTCAATTTATTGAATTCAACGGAGCTTTGTATGCCTTGTGATGGGCGTATGGGGGCCCATGGCGAGATAAAAGAGAATACGTTACTGCAAGCCAAGGGGGTTGAGTATTCCATCTTTAGGCTTTTTGGTTTTAATAATGAAATGACGCAGGGCTACAATGGCGGCCGTTTTGCGAATATATACCTGGCGCCGGAGGATTATCACAGGGTACATATGCCGTTCGACGGTTTCTTGATTAATACTATTTATTGCCCCGGAGATTTTAAATCGGTCAGGGAGAAGAATGTAAAAAATGATAAAGAATTATATGTGGGTAATGAACGACTGATTTGTGAGTTTATGACGGAGCATGGCAGGATGTCCGTTATTTTTGTAGGCGCATTTATGGTGGGGGGGATAGTCACGGCTTGGGGAGGAAAGGTCAACTATAACCGGCTCTACACCCATGAGTCTTTTTATAATGATTGTTTGTTTTACAAGAAGGGCGAGGAGATAGGCTATTTCACTATGGGGTCAACAGTCATAGTTCTGTTTGATTCCTGCTGGAATCTCGATTTCAGTAGTGTAAATCAAGGGGATAGGGTTGAGTTTTCTGATGTTTTTGTCACTGTGATGAAAAAGTAA
- a CDS encoding peroxiredoxin, with protein sequence MANTHHMGNPALLPDDLPCPVDDGAADHLVGMPMPALRFHSTFGERVDLSILPGRTVVYAYPRTGEPHGNLPAGWDAIPGARGCTAQTLSFQAEKEVFTTFGIRIFGLSSQTTDYQRELSDRLRLTFPILSDAEFALVDALRLPTMNVEGMRLIKRLTLIIRDGTIEHVFYPVFPANRAAAEVIGWLRDHPDLAPGTLD encoded by the coding sequence ATGGCGAATACACATCACATGGGCAATCCCGCGTTATTGCCAGACGACCTGCCATGCCCGGTGGATGACGGTGCGGCCGATCATCTGGTCGGCATGCCGATGCCGGCCCTGCGTTTTCACTCAACGTTTGGTGAGAGGGTAGACTTGTCTATCTTGCCGGGGCGAACGGTTGTTTATGCCTATCCGAGGACCGGCGAGCCCCACGGCAATCTGCCGGCAGGTTGGGACGCTATCCCCGGAGCCCGTGGCTGCACAGCGCAAACTTTATCTTTTCAGGCCGAAAAGGAGGTGTTTACCACCTTCGGGATCAGGATCTTTGGGTTGAGCTCGCAAACCACGGATTATCAGAGAGAGCTGTCTGACCGCCTCAGGCTGACTTTCCCCATCTTGAGCGATGCTGAATTTGCATTGGTCGACGCCTTGCGTTTACCCACGATGAACGTGGAAGGCATGCGGCTGATTAAGCGTTTAACGCTGATCATCAGGGATGGCACGATTGAACATGTGTTCTATCCTGTTTTCCCCGCGAACAGAGCGGCCGCTGAGGTCATCGGGTGGCTGAGAGACCATCCGGATTTAGCACCGGGAACCCTTGACTGA